From the Microbacterium sp. W4I4 genome, one window contains:
- a CDS encoding M56 family metallopeptidase, with product MIELAEVDAALTGALVIPHGVVIAAAALLGALALALAWPVPVLLSRAAWPMRMPVMALLLWQAIGLAGGLSMIGALALAGYSALPEHPLLALIPALAFAVYLLAHLGVTIVQVTRQRHRHLALLELLTSPHPTRARTRVIDDAVPVAYCLPNGARSVTVLSQGLLDRLDADELVAVIAHERAHVEQRHDLLLLAFRAWRSALPWFPIAARAEVEVAALVEMLADDHARREVRDEVLARAILQVGAAGVSGAVADQPVSGSTRVSDRFRRLAA from the coding sequence ATGATCGAGCTCGCGGAGGTCGACGCCGCACTCACCGGCGCACTGGTGATCCCGCACGGCGTCGTCATCGCGGCCGCCGCCCTGCTCGGCGCCCTGGCTCTCGCCCTGGCCTGGCCGGTGCCAGTGCTCCTCTCCCGCGCCGCGTGGCCGATGCGGATGCCGGTGATGGCTCTGCTGCTCTGGCAGGCGATCGGGCTGGCCGGAGGCCTGTCGATGATCGGGGCCCTCGCGCTGGCCGGATACTCCGCGCTTCCCGAGCATCCGCTCCTCGCCCTGATCCCCGCGCTGGCCTTCGCCGTCTACCTGCTGGCGCATCTGGGCGTGACGATCGTGCAGGTGACGCGTCAGCGGCACCGGCACCTGGCACTGCTCGAGCTGCTCACGTCCCCGCATCCGACCCGGGCGCGCACGCGGGTGATCGACGACGCCGTGCCGGTGGCGTACTGCCTTCCGAACGGCGCGCGGTCGGTGACCGTGCTCTCGCAGGGTCTGCTGGACCGGCTGGATGCGGATGAGCTGGTCGCCGTGATCGCCCACGAGCGCGCGCACGTCGAGCAGCGGCACGATCTGCTGCTGCTCGCGTTCCGCGCCTGGCGCTCGGCGCTGCCCTGGTTCCCGATCGCCGCCCGCGCCGAGGTCGAAGTGGCGGCGCTCGTGGAGATGCTCGCCGACGACCACGCGCGCCGCGAGGTGCGCGACGAGGTGCTCGCCCGCGCGATCCTGCAGGTCGGTGCCGCAGGCGTCTCCGGTGCTGTGGCGGATCAGCCGGTTTCCGGGTCGACGCGCGTGAGCGACCGGTTCCGCCGACTCGCCGCCTGA